The following are encoded together in the Poseidonibacter lekithochrous genome:
- a CDS encoding HD domain-containing phosphohydrolase: protein MGNMKFSNKNKILNDNAEKWKILISDDEEDVHLLTKTVLKNFEYKNKQLEFISAYSGKDTVEILKENDDIVLVLLDVIMENDHAGLEVVKRIREELCNDFIQIILRTGQSGQVLEDDVVMNYAINDYKEKTELTSQKLLTTITTSIRSFENMKNIKKLNHELGGLLSIYDEFVIAARTNKEGEIVYVTEAFCELTGYTKEELIGNTHSLLKSSNTAQEVYDDLWNTISSGNVWKGEIQDKRKDGSLYWLSTIISPEYDVEGNFLYYTAISQNITEKKAIEKAKIEMELANKEIESLNEEIIDTQKDVVFRLGAIAEARSKETGMHVKRVAEYSKLLALYSGLSEEEADIIKMASPMHDIGKVAIPDNILNKPGKFTDEEFEIMKTHAQIGYEMLKSSPKTILKAAAIIAHQHQEKYDGSGYPQNLKGEDIHIYGRITALADVFDALGSERVYKSAWSDEEIFKLFKEQRAKHFDPKLIDIFFEHLDEFLDIRDTFVDQ, encoded by the coding sequence ATGGGAAATATGAAATTCTCTAATAAAAATAAAATTTTAAATGATAATGCAGAAAAATGGAAAATCTTAATATCCGACGATGAAGAAGATGTTCATTTACTTACAAAAACTGTATTAAAGAACTTTGAATATAAAAACAAACAATTAGAATTTATCAGCGCTTATAGTGGAAAAGATACTGTAGAAATATTAAAAGAAAATGATGATATTGTGTTAGTTCTATTAGATGTTATTATGGAAAATGATCATGCAGGATTAGAAGTAGTAAAACGAATAAGAGAAGAATTATGCAATGATTTTATCCAAATAATATTACGTACAGGGCAATCTGGACAAGTACTAGAAGATGATGTAGTTATGAACTATGCAATTAATGATTATAAAGAAAAAACTGAATTAACATCTCAAAAACTTCTAACTACAATTACTACATCTATTCGTTCTTTTGAAAACATGAAAAATATAAAAAAACTAAACCATGAATTAGGTGGTTTATTATCTATTTATGATGAATTTGTAATTGCCGCAAGAACTAATAAAGAAGGTGAAATTGTTTATGTTACAGAAGCATTTTGTGAACTTACTGGTTACACAAAAGAAGAACTTATTGGAAATACTCATTCTCTATTAAAAAGTTCTAATACTGCACAAGAAGTATACGATGACTTATGGAATACAATTAGTTCTGGTAATGTTTGGAAAGGTGAAATTCAAGATAAAAGGAAAGATGGTAGTTTATACTGGTTATCAACTATTATTTCACCTGAATATGATGTTGAAGGAAACTTTTTATATTACACTGCAATTTCTCAAAATATTACAGAAAAAAAAGCTATTGAAAAAGCTAAAATTGAAATGGAATTAGCAAATAAAGAAATAGAATCTTTAAATGAAGAGATAATTGATACTCAAAAAGATGTTGTTTTCAGACTAGGAGCTATTGCCGAAGCTAGAAGTAAAGAAACAGGAATGCATGTAAAAAGAGTTGCAGAGTACTCAAAACTTTTAGCTTTATACTCTGGTTTGAGTGAAGAAGAAGCTGATATTATAAAAATGGCAAGTCCAATGCATGATATTGGAAAAGTAGCAATTCCTGATAATATTTTGAATAAACCAGGAAAATTTACAGATGAAGAGTTTGAAATTATGAAAACTCATGCTCAGATTGGTTATGAGATGTTAAAATCATCTCCAAAAACAATTTTAAAAGCAGCAGCTATAATTGCTCATCAGCATCAAGAAAAGTACGATGGTAGCGGATATCCTCAGAATTTAAAAGGTGAAGATATACATATATATGGTAGAATCACAGCATTAGCAGATGTTTTTGATGCTTTAGGAAGTGAACGAGTATATAAGAGCGCTTGGAGTGATGAAGAAATATTTAAACTATTTAAAGAGCAAAGAGCTAAACATTTTGATCCTAAATTAATAGATATTTTCTTTGAGCATCTAGATGAATTTTTAGATATTAGGGATACATTCGTGGACCAATAG
- a CDS encoding ATP-binding cassette domain-containing protein: MIFNLENETISYENNKVLDSINLSIKKGEKIALLGSSGSGKSTLLKRLYELKSEEVSYLPQDLGLVNNLSSYHNIYTSKLQNNSTIYNLVNLIKPFKKELNEVTKILKELEIDDKLLTKSFNLSGGQKQRVSIAKSIYSGKNILLADEPISALDEYICKKSIDIMHNSFDTIICAMHNVDLALESFSRVIGIKNGEILLDKQTCDITKDDVSRLYYVTT, from the coding sequence ATGATTTTTAATTTAGAAAATGAAACAATCTCATACGAGAACAATAAAGTTTTAGATTCTATTAACTTATCAATCAAGAAGGGCGAAAAAATTGCTCTTCTTGGGTCAAGTGGTAGTGGGAAATCTACATTACTTAAAAGATTATATGAATTAAAAAGCGAAGAGGTATCTTATTTACCTCAAGATTTAGGTTTAGTAAATAATCTTTCTTCATATCACAATATCTATACTTCTAAACTTCAAAATAATTCAACGATTTATAATTTAGTAAATCTAATAAAACCATTTAAAAAAGAGTTAAATGAAGTTACAAAGATTTTAAAAGAGCTTGAAATAGATGATAAGCTTTTAACAAAGTCTTTTAACTTATCAGGTGGACAAAAACAAAGAGTTTCAATTGCAAAATCAATCTACTCAGGTAAAAATATACTTTTAGCAGATGAACCAATTTCTGCATTAGATGAGTATATTTGTAAAAAGTCTATTGATATTATGCATAATTCTTTTGATACTATTATTTGTGCAATGCACAATGTAGATTTAGCACTAGAGTCTTTCTCTAGAGTTATTGGTATTAAAAATGGAGAAATATTACTTGATAAACAAACTTGTGACATTACTAAAGATGATGTGAGTAGGCTTTATTATGTTACTACTTAA
- a CDS encoding putative selenate ABC transporter substrate-binding protein, with the protein MKKILFTLFVLSQVLFSQTFTFTAIPDQDETKLKERFSKLAVYLTKELGVDVKFVPVKSYSASVAAFRNNQVQLAWFGGFSGVKARKLVKDSQAIAQGVEDPNFYSYIIAHKSTGINKAEKLSDAVKGKTFTFGSKGSTSGRLMPEYYIRETFNASPNDVFKKVGFSGNHSKTISLVQSGAYELGAVNYKVWDRELKAGNIDTSKVKVIYRTPDYYDYNFTIRSDVDKNYGAGFIKKVQNAILKLEDKEILNAFPRAKFVEAKNSDYDKVYETAKKIGLID; encoded by the coding sequence ATGAAAAAAATTCTTTTCACACTATTTGTACTTTCACAAGTACTGTTTTCACAAACATTTACATTTACTGCAATTCCAGATCAAGATGAAACTAAATTAAAAGAGAGATTCTCTAAGTTAGCTGTTTATCTTACTAAAGAATTAGGTGTTGACGTTAAGTTCGTTCCAGTTAAGTCATACTCTGCATCAGTTGCAGCATTTAGAAACAACCAAGTTCAATTAGCATGGTTTGGTGGATTTTCAGGTGTTAAAGCTAGAAAATTAGTTAAAGACTCACAAGCAATTGCACAAGGTGTTGAAGATCCAAACTTCTACTCTTATATTATTGCTCATAAAAGTACAGGAATTAACAAAGCAGAAAAATTATCTGATGCAGTAAAAGGTAAAACTTTTACATTTGGTTCAAAAGGTTCTACTTCTGGTAGATTAATGCCTGAGTATTATATTAGAGAAACTTTTAATGCTTCTCCAAATGATGTATTTAAAAAAGTTGGTTTTTCAGGAAATCACTCTAAAACAATCTCTTTAGTTCAAAGTGGTGCTTATGAATTAGGTGCTGTTAACTATAAAGTATGGGATAGAGAATTAAAAGCTGGAAATATTGATACTTCTAAAGTAAAAGTTATTTACAGAACTCCTGATTACTATGATTACAACTTTACAATTAGATCTGACGTTGATAAAAACTATGGTGCTGGATTTATTAAAAAAGTACAAAATGCTATCTTAAAACTTGAAGACAAAGAGATTTTAAATGCTTTCCCAAGAGCTAAGTTTGTTGAAGCAAAAAACTCTGATTATGACAAAGTTTATGAAACTGCTAAAAAAATTGGATTAATTGACTAA
- a CDS encoding HD domain-containing phosphohydrolase produces the protein MGKLNFYKANKEVEESHETWKILIADDEDDVHSLTKTVLKNFVYKNKKLEFISTYNGEDTINAVKNNDDIVLILLDVIMENDDTGLQVVKTIREELKNQFIQIVLRTGQAGLVPETEVVMNYAINDYKEKTELTSKKLITTIVSSIRSYENITELEESKSKIELLNYDLNKLVNSLDKNVITCKVNKIGKLIYVSRAFCKAFGYEEDELLGHSTTSLIHATFDKDKFEEIKLAYREYKPWHGEVKFQTKNGQTLWAYVRREVELDGNGNFLNYTVISQDITAQKDMQEAKNEIELLNEEIIDTQKEVVFRLGAIAEARSKETGMHVKRVAEYSKLLARYYGLSSEECEIVKLASPMHDIGKVAIPDNILNKPGKFTPEEFEIMKTHAQIGYEMLKTSNKTILKAAAIIAHQHQEKFDGSGYPQELKGDGIHIYGRITALADVFDALGSDRVYKKAWEDEEIFDYFKAQRDKHFDPILVDIFFKNLDEFLIIRDKFKDTL, from the coding sequence ATGGGAAAATTAAATTTTTACAAAGCTAATAAAGAAGTTGAAGAGAGCCATGAGACATGGAAGATCTTAATCGCTGACGATGAAGATGATGTTCACTCTCTAACTAAAACAGTATTAAAAAACTTTGTATATAAAAATAAAAAATTAGAATTTATCAGCACCTATAATGGGGAAGATACAATAAATGCAGTAAAAAATAATGATGATATTGTGCTTATTCTTCTTGATGTAATTATGGAAAATGATGATACAGGTTTGCAAGTAGTAAAAACAATTAGAGAAGAGTTGAAAAATCAATTTATACAGATTGTTCTTCGTACTGGACAAGCAGGATTAGTTCCTGAAACAGAAGTTGTAATGAATTATGCAATTAACGATTATAAAGAAAAAACAGAATTAACTTCAAAAAAACTAATAACTACTATTGTTTCTTCTATTAGATCTTATGAAAATATTACAGAGCTTGAAGAGAGTAAATCAAAAATAGAATTACTAAACTATGATTTAAATAAGTTAGTTAATTCATTAGATAAGAATGTAATTACATGTAAAGTTAACAAAATAGGAAAACTAATTTATGTTAGTAGAGCTTTTTGTAAAGCTTTTGGATATGAAGAAGATGAATTATTAGGACATTCAACTACTTCATTAATCCATGCAACTTTTGATAAAGATAAATTTGAAGAAATTAAACTTGCATATAGAGAATATAAACCTTGGCATGGGGAAGTGAAGTTTCAAACTAAAAATGGACAAACACTTTGGGCTTATGTTAGAAGAGAAGTAGAGTTAGATGGAAATGGAAACTTCTTAAATTATACAGTTATCTCACAAGATATTACTGCTCAAAAAGATATGCAAGAAGCAAAAAATGAAATAGAACTTTTAAATGAAGAGATTATTGATACACAAAAAGAAGTTGTATTTAGATTAGGTGCTATTGCTGAAGCTAGAAGTAAAGAAACAGGAATGCATGTAAAAAGAGTTGCAGAGTATTCAAAGCTTTTAGCTAGATATTATGGATTATCTAGTGAAGAGTGTGAAATTGTAAAACTTGCAAGTCCAATGCATGATATTGGAAAAGTGGCAATTCCTGATAATATATTAAATAAACCAGGAAAGTTTACACCTGAAGAGTTTGAAATTATGAAGACACATGCTCAAATTGGTTATGAGATGTTAAAAACTTCTAATAAGACAATTTTAAAAGCAGCAGCAATTATTGCCCACCAACATCAAGAGAAGTTTGATGGTTCAGGTTATCCTCAAGAGTTAAAGGGTGATGGAATTCATATTTATGGACGAATTACAGCTTTAGCTGATGTATTTGATGCATTAGGTAGTGATAGAGTTTATAAAAAAGCATGGGAAGATGAAGAAATCTTTGATTATTTTAAAGCGCAAAGAGATAAACATTTTGATCCAATTTTAGTAGATATCTTCTTTAAAAACTTAGATGAATTCCTAATTATTAGAGATAAATTCAAAGATACCTTATAA
- a CDS encoding transporter substrate-binding domain-containing protein, which yields MRIINFLIIFLFMLNTLFAEEKKIKIAIVKDMFPYSFIDDGGFVHGIFVDYWKQWAKKNNKEIEFLAYSKEDSITALDEEKVDIHSGLFKDINLSQKLDFINIVYPSQSFVYFDSRFINKIKSINDIKNKNIGLLKNNKYEAYLKKNFPNTKIKKYETHKKLYKALDLHEIDLFINDSLEVWFQLINNYNFNKVSKLDDFKLQNWFYWAIKKDNLKLKEVLKNSTKEVSLSEIIDIEKKWIVDDSFRYFEKKQKSDFLNAKEREWLKNNSNLSLAVVKDWDRYSSISSLGVVEGFHIDLINKINKILNSQIKIKVLDTWSKAYDSVITGETSGIPGLSWSKNREEIFNFTPSYYYSPYFIVTRKSNRTIKSLKDFNSHKVATFENSITNLIIKKDAPNANIMHINSIKGILKGINEGIVDVALLENAKVIDLNKYNLKIIDSIYSKYSELSIGTLKKNEIFSSILSKAINKISPDELYSLKQKWLKNKKNFSKEEVSFINNSKTLKVGVEDWTAIIGMKNNKVEGIAGEIVMKAFSNSGLKFEYIRGTWDELLDSFKKGNIDILPTTLYTKQRDKYGDFSKQYLSLKNYIYVRSDNKSVKSLSDLNNKKIAIQKDFATITLIKEKFPNINIIETKDLEESIQFVLNNEVDALFEIQVSVESKLREFLITNLKPISQNSIKSKGLHIFMKEDKDLLKSILNKSLDTVSEVERNQIISKWLNKVNVKKEINIALTTEKAPYVLSEKYIRGIEYDLLKKIFDLNSIKINRVRKFLTPKMNTVLLQNNDLDLAVNVKENKKDGLFYSKPFIEFKNIIVSRKKDNIQINKVSDLYNKKVIAFSNAHKYLGKEYFTLFNLQNRPRNYKEYVFQDYQVKEFLNKKADLIILDENIFKWHFNKLSKDKLSEYNFNYLLSKPNKYKVAFHNRNLRDLFNQNLKIIKENGDYKEIVENYIEGYIESKLKINFLISSLVSKSIFDDNHIDLEKILSIFTSLPYIEKIEVFNNKDMLISEDFEIESTKFTQQDSYYLTNDLPQKVGYIKVYFNNKLLKKHKDNHSFIPQIDIFSDLNAYEYILSVYKRFGYINKRINFDTDELSFLEKKRVLKFSSSHWQPLSITENDKHDGLFSDYLKLVEKRTNLKFEYVKSKNWLDVLEKFKNKEIDLIPGIGNKAFSFEKAFVTKPVTSFKYAIVSNKNENFIDGLKDLKGRTVAVPKGYSSYKLLKSSNLDIDIIETKDEKEALTLVSRKEADAFVGHSAIAIYNIKNNFPELKIVGLTNVKFLHHFLVQEDYPELQSILNKVITSISPKEKQDIKYKWIQTEVSTAVDYSVIYTIIIIFSVILLIVLIFTRKLSQAKKEIELKNKKIENTIETLVNTKNELIAKSKDLEEQKEAFETLFYDATDGLSLLKDGKFIDCNNAALNILEYKDKEKFLNLEPHELSPEYQPDGEKSEFKAKKLIEECLEIGSNRFEWIHLKSTGEEVWISILLTKIILNHETMLHVVWRDISDKKILEKQILDRNNELEDANNELEISIDNLQQTQEQLIESEKMASLGALVAGVAHEINTPIGIGLTGASHFLEISNKIKKLYKNDKMTQESFEDFLNTSDELAILINSNLKKAANLVKSFKQVAVDQTSEEKREFLLRTYIEEILASIHSVTKKTKLDIFISCDDDIKINSFPGAISQVLTNLIMNSIIHGYEKREKGLLSIYVTKEDNHIKILYKDDGRGIKEENISKVFNPFFTTNRENGGSGLGLNIIYNIVTTKLNGKITCENKTKGVEFIITFEV from the coding sequence ATGAGAATTATAAATTTCTTAATAATATTTTTGTTTATGCTAAATACTTTATTTGCAGAAGAGAAAAAAATAAAGATAGCTATTGTAAAAGATATGTTTCCATACTCATTTATTGATGATGGAGGCTTTGTTCATGGTATCTTTGTTGATTATTGGAAACAATGGGCTAAAAAAAACAATAAAGAAATAGAATTTCTTGCTTACTCAAAAGAAGACTCTATTACTGCTTTAGATGAAGAAAAAGTAGATATTCATTCTGGTTTATTTAAAGACATAAACTTATCTCAAAAATTAGATTTTATTAATATTGTATACCCCTCTCAATCTTTTGTATATTTTGATTCAAGGTTTATAAATAAAATAAAAAGTATTAATGATATTAAAAATAAAAACATTGGATTACTTAAAAACAATAAATATGAAGCATATCTAAAAAAAAACTTTCCAAATACAAAAATAAAAAAATATGAAACTCACAAGAAATTATATAAAGCTTTAGATTTACATGAGATAGATTTATTTATTAATGATTCTTTAGAAGTATGGTTTCAACTAATAAATAATTACAACTTTAATAAAGTATCAAAATTAGATGATTTTAAATTGCAAAATTGGTTTTATTGGGCAATTAAAAAAGATAATCTTAAATTAAAAGAAGTTCTAAAAAATAGCACAAAAGAGGTTTCTTTAAGTGAGATAATTGATATTGAAAAAAAATGGATTGTAGATGATTCTTTTAGATATTTTGAGAAAAAACAAAAAAGTGATTTTCTAAATGCTAAAGAGCGAGAATGGTTAAAAAATAATTCAAATCTTAGTTTAGCGGTTGTAAAAGATTGGGATAGATATAGTTCTATTTCATCTTTAGGTGTTGTGGAAGGATTCCATATTGATTTGATTAATAAAATTAATAAAATTTTAAATAGTCAAATAAAAATAAAGGTTTTAGACACTTGGTCCAAAGCATATGATTCTGTTATCACAGGCGAAACATCAGGAATCCCAGGGCTATCATGGTCTAAGAATAGAGAAGAAATTTTTAATTTCACACCTTCTTATTATTATAGCCCTTACTTTATTGTTACTAGAAAGAGTAATAGAACAATAAAAAGTTTAAAAGATTTTAATAGTCATAAAGTTGCAACCTTCGAGAATTCTATTACTAATCTTATAATTAAAAAAGATGCACCAAATGCCAATATTATGCACATTAACAGTATAAAGGGAATTCTAAAAGGAATAAATGAAGGAATTGTAGATGTGGCATTACTTGAGAATGCTAAAGTTATTGATTTAAATAAATACAATTTAAAAATTATTGATTCTATTTACAGTAAATATAGTGAGTTATCAATTGGTACATTAAAAAAGAATGAAATATTTAGTTCTATTCTTTCTAAAGCAATAAATAAAATAAGCCCAGATGAACTCTATTCTTTAAAACAAAAATGGTTAAAAAATAAGAAGAATTTTTCAAAAGAAGAAGTTTCTTTTATTAATAACTCTAAAACTCTAAAAGTAGGAGTTGAAGATTGGACTGCAATTATTGGAATGAAGAATAATAAGGTGGAAGGAATTGCTGGAGAGATTGTTATGAAGGCTTTTTCTAATTCAGGCTTAAAGTTTGAGTATATAAGAGGCACTTGGGATGAGTTGTTGGACTCATTTAAAAAAGGTAATATTGATATTTTACCTACGACTTTATATACAAAACAAAGAGATAAATATGGTGATTTTTCAAAACAATACTTATCCCTAAAAAACTATATTTATGTGAGATCAGATAATAAAAGTGTTAAATCTTTAAGTGATTTAAATAATAAGAAAATTGCAATTCAAAAAGATTTTGCAACAATTACTTTAATAAAAGAGAAGTTTCCTAATATAAATATTATTGAAACAAAAGATTTAGAGGAGTCTATTCAATTTGTTCTTAATAATGAAGTTGATGCCTTATTTGAAATTCAAGTCTCAGTAGAGAGTAAATTAAGAGAATTTCTAATCACTAATTTAAAACCTATTTCTCAAAATAGTATTAAATCTAAGGGCTTACATATTTTTATGAAAGAAGATAAAGATCTATTAAAAAGTATTTTAAATAAATCTTTGGACACAGTATCAGAAGTAGAGCGAAATCAAATCATATCAAAATGGTTAAATAAAGTAAATGTAAAAAAAGAGATAAATATTGCATTAACGACAGAAAAAGCTCCTTATGTTTTAAGTGAGAAATATATAAGAGGAATTGAATATGATTTACTTAAAAAAATATTTGATTTAAACTCAATCAAAATTAATAGAGTAAGAAAATTCCTAACACCAAAGATGAATACAGTTTTATTGCAGAATAATGATTTAGATTTAGCAGTTAATGTTAAAGAGAATAAAAAAGATGGACTATTCTATTCTAAGCCTTTTATAGAGTTTAAAAATATTATTGTTTCAAGAAAAAAGGATAATATCCAAATTAATAAAGTAAGTGATTTATACAATAAAAAAGTTATTGCATTTTCTAATGCTCATAAGTATTTAGGAAAAGAGTACTTCACTTTATTTAATCTACAAAATAGACCTAGAAACTATAAAGAGTACGTTTTTCAAGATTATCAAGTAAAAGAGTTTTTAAATAAGAAAGCAGATTTGATTATCTTAGATGAAAATATATTCAAATGGCATTTTAATAAATTATCAAAAGATAAACTATCTGAATATAATTTTAATTATCTTTTATCAAAACCAAATAAATATAAAGTTGCTTTTCATAATCGGAATTTAAGAGATTTATTTAATCAAAATCTTAAAATAATTAAAGAAAATGGTGATTATAAAGAGATAGTTGAAAACTATATTGAAGGTTATATTGAATCAAAATTAAAAATAAACTTTTTAATATCTTCTTTAGTTAGTAAATCTATTTTTGATGATAATCATATTGATTTAGAAAAAATTCTTAGTATATTTACTTCTTTACCATATATTGAAAAAATCGAAGTTTTTAATAATAAAGATATGTTAATATCAGAAGATTTTGAAATTGAAAGTACTAAGTTTACTCAACAAGATAGTTACTATCTAACTAATGACTTACCTCAAAAAGTAGGTTATATAAAAGTATATTTTAATAATAAGCTTTTAAAAAAACATAAAGACAATCACTCTTTTATTCCTCAAATAGATATATTTAGCGATCTTAATGCTTATGAATATATATTAAGTGTTTATAAAAGATTTGGTTATATAAATAAAAGAATTAATTTTGATACTGATGAACTTTCTTTTCTAGAAAAGAAGAGAGTTCTTAAATTTTCAAGCTCCCATTGGCAACCTTTATCTATAACAGAAAATGATAAACATGATGGTTTATTTTCTGATTATCTGAAATTAGTTGAAAAAAGAACAAACCTAAAGTTTGAATATGTCAAAAGTAAAAACTGGTTAGATGTATTAGAAAAGTTTAAGAACAAAGAAATTGACTTAATACCAGGTATTGGAAATAAGGCATTTAGTTTTGAGAAAGCTTTTGTTACTAAACCTGTAACTTCTTTTAAATATGCAATTGTTTCAAATAAGAATGAAAACTTTATTGATGGATTAAAAGATCTAAAAGGTAGAACAGTTGCTGTTCCAAAAGGTTATAGTTCTTATAAATTATTAAAAAGTAGTAATTTAGATATAGATATTATTGAAACAAAAGATGAAAAAGAAGCTTTAACTTTAGTTTCAAGAAAAGAAGCTGACGCCTTTGTTGGACATAGTGCAATAGCTATTTATAATATTAAAAACAACTTCCCAGAGTTAAAAATAGTTGGTTTAACTAATGTGAAATTTTTACATCATTTTTTAGTTCAAGAAGATTACCCAGAATTGCAAAGTATTTTAAATAAAGTTATTACAAGTATTTCACCAAAAGAAAAACAAGATATAAAATATAAGTGGATTCAAACAGAAGTTTCAACTGCTGTTGATTATTCGGTAATTTATACAATAATTATTATCTTTTCTGTAATTTTATTAATTGTTTTAATTTTTACAAGAAAATTATCACAAGCAAAAAAAGAGATTGAATTAAAAAATAAAAAGATTGAAAATACCATAGAAACACTAGTAAATACTAAAAATGAATTAATAGCAAAATCAAAAGATTTAGAAGAACAAAAAGAGGCTTTCGAAACACTATTTTATGATGCAACTGATGGTCTGAGCTTATTAAAAGATGGAAAGTTTATTGATTGTAATAATGCTGCTTTAAATATTTTAGAGTATAAAGATAAAGAGAAATTCTTAAATCTTGAGCCCCATGAATTATCACCAGAATATCAACCAGATGGCGAAAAATCAGAGTTTAAAGCTAAAAAACTAATCGAAGAGTGTTTAGAAATTGGTTCAAATAGATTTGAATGGATTCATCTAAAATCAACTGGTGAAGAAGTTTGGATATCTATACTTCTTACAAAAATTATATTAAATCATGAAACTATGCTTCATGTAGTATGGAGAGATATTTCTGATAAAAAAATACTTGAAAAACAAATTTTAGATAGAAACAATGAATTAGAAGATGCTAATAATGAACTAGAAATTTCTATTGATAACTTACAGCAAACACAAGAGCAATTAATTGAATCAGAAAAGATGGCAAGTCTTGGTGCTTTAGTAGCTGGTGTTGCACATGAAATCAATACTCCAATTGGTATTGGTTTAACAGGAGCTAGTCATTTCCTAGAAATTTCTAATAAAATAAAAAAATTGTATAAAAATGATAAAATGACTCAGGAAAGTTTTGAAGACTTTTTAAATACATCAGACGAACTTGCTATTTTAATTAACTCAAATTTGAAAAAAGCGGCAAATTTAGTTAAAAGTTTCAAACAAGTTGCAGTTGATCAAACTAGTGAAGAAAAAAGAGAATTCTTATTACGTACATATATTGAAGAGATATTAGCAAGTATTCACAGTGTAACAAAAAAGACAAAACTGGATATTTTTATTTCTTGTGATGATGATATTAAAATAAATAGTTTTCCAGGAGCCATTTCTCAAGTATTAACAAATTTAATTATGAATTCAATTATTCATGGATATGAAAAAAGAGAAAAAGGTCTTTTATCTATTTATGTAACTAAAGAAGATAATCATATTAAGATACTTTATAAAGACGATGGAAGAGGAATCAAAGAAGAAAATATATCCAAAGTATTTAACCCATTTTTTACTACAAATAGAGAAAATGGTGGTAGTGGATTAGGCTTAAATATTATATATAATATTGTTACTACAAAACTAAATGGAAAAATAACTTGTGAAAATAAAACAAAAGGTGTTGAGTTTATTATAACTTTTGAAGTATAA